From Saprospiraceae bacterium, one genomic window encodes:
- a CDS encoding T9SS type A sorting domain-containing protein: MNETPYCLSQGVGIDHKGNGYISTFMHEGVYQFSFETPSLQVNKLPKISPFVFKTTPQTVISLFVDPSDQVYAIRESIPYIYRNGIFTIDSLLPPNNLKLPVAYENTKMDNEGELFFSFGDIYKYREKWNKRNLIKVFIQNLVFDYFPYDYNNNYAITNISDDNNGTRVYHYNSEDLKYKKIIETNQTIFRKTSYISPSGHVYLPSTKGLLHYWDEGEKIEIPILDSISGAHIPTMGAFGCKQNDCVLVRNSSGFYSTNDNGVSWTKPKSINLNFPEGEIINLELYDSIRAIVTIKESCELAPRPFVITKETGGWTPLDIGESYMELRNLIEDKNGRLFAFMNQCQWAVSIDKGKNWDGILLNKLPLPSLIINEENELLGFEYGKDSILYKSNDLGKNWIPIYTFKGRLLFVHNLTRNRMMAITDITWFSPNPSYHYYYSEDGGKNWILQYEGNNPSVPIGRMVMDPNGKLLAWDRTVLLSSTNKGKVWQIDPQYSRMKNLESIYFDEDGKTIVSGYLDGKFGLYQTSDFINFDNLLIQIPSNPFYLEYLGEGKMAAFGGNKSNYLFFSFDYGQSWTDILNDLPIDQTLREIEITDFFIDKQNHLYLTNFYDGVYRTFHPLTSTQDIQKDKLISIYPNPASDQLTVSLKEAFSNFPVRLVIQNMLGQTVLEMKLLSSHNNVNLNQLPAGIYAVVIYHQDTLKHREMMMKK, translated from the coding sequence ATGAATGAAACTCCCTATTGCCTAAGTCAAGGAGTAGGTATTGATCATAAAGGTAATGGCTATATTTCGACATTTATGCACGAAGGTGTATACCAGTTTTCTTTTGAAACTCCATCTTTACAGGTAAATAAATTGCCAAAAATTTCTCCATTCGTGTTTAAAACGACCCCACAGACTGTAATTTCCTTGTTTGTTGATCCGTCTGATCAAGTATATGCCATTCGAGAAAGTATTCCTTACATTTATAGAAACGGAATCTTTACCATTGATTCCTTACTTCCACCCAATAACCTTAAACTTCCAGTTGCCTATGAGAATACAAAAATGGATAATGAGGGAGAGCTATTCTTTAGTTTTGGTGACATTTACAAATATAGGGAAAAGTGGAACAAAAGAAATTTAATCAAAGTATTTATTCAAAATCTGGTATTTGATTATTTTCCTTACGACTATAATAATAATTATGCGATCACAAATATATCAGATGACAATAATGGAACCAGAGTTTATCACTACAATTCTGAAGATTTAAAATACAAAAAAATAATTGAAACAAATCAAACAATTTTTCGCAAGACATCTTATATTTCACCATCAGGTCATGTCTATTTACCTTCTACAAAAGGTTTATTACACTATTGGGATGAAGGTGAGAAAATAGAAATTCCAATCTTAGATTCTATTTCTGGTGCTCATATTCCTACTATGGGAGCATTTGGGTGCAAGCAAAATGACTGTGTGCTTGTCAGGAATTCGTCTGGTTTTTATTCCACCAACGATAATGGGGTTTCATGGACAAAACCCAAAAGTATAAATTTAAATTTTCCTGAAGGCGAAATCATTAACCTTGAATTATATGATAGTATCAGAGCCATAGTCACAATAAAGGAGAGTTGCGAATTGGCCCCTAGACCATTTGTGATAACCAAGGAAACTGGCGGTTGGACTCCTTTGGATATTGGCGAAAGTTATATGGAATTGAGAAATTTAATTGAAGATAAAAATGGCCGGCTTTTTGCTTTTATGAATCAATGTCAATGGGCTGTTTCTATAGATAAAGGGAAAAATTGGGATGGCATTCTGTTAAATAAACTTCCCCTACCAAGTCTTATAATAAATGAAGAAAATGAGCTACTAGGATTTGAATATGGAAAGGATAGCATATTGTATAAAAGTAATGATCTGGGTAAGAACTGGATTCCTATCTATACATTCAAAGGTAGATTGTTGTTTGTCCACAATTTAACGCGCAATCGCATGATGGCAATTACAGACATTACTTGGTTTTCACCTAATCCAAGTTATCATTACTATTATAGTGAAGATGGAGGTAAAAACTGGATTTTGCAATATGAAGGTAATAATCCGAGTGTTCCTATTGGAAGAATGGTAATGGATCCAAATGGAAAACTTTTGGCTTGGGACCGTACCGTCCTCTTATCTTCCACAAATAAAGGGAAAGTCTGGCAAATTGATCCTCAATACAGTCGAATGAAAAATTTGGAGTCAATTTATTTTGATGAGGATGGCAAAACCATTGTTTCTGGTTATCTTGATGGGAAATTTGGACTCTACCAAACTTCTGATTTTATTAATTTTGATAATCTTCTCATTCAAATTCCTTCTAACCCATTCTATTTGGAATATCTTGGAGAAGGTAAAATGGCTGCATTTGGTGGGAATAAATCAAATTACCTGTTTTTCTCATTTGATTACGGTCAAAGTTGGACAGATATATTAAATGACCTCCCCATTGATCAAACACTACGGGAAATAGAAATTACTGATTTTTTCATTGATAAACAAAATCATTTGTACTTAACAAATTTTTACGATGGAGTTTATCGGACATTTCATCCACTTACTTCCACGCAGGATATTCAAAAAGATAAGTTGATTTCCATTTATCCCAACCCCGCTTCTGATCAACTCACGGTGTCTTTAAAAGAAGCGTTTTCAAATTTTCCAGTCCGGTTGGTGATACAAAATATGCTTGGACAGACGGTCTTAGAAATGAAATTATTAAGCTCTCATAACAATGTAAATCTAAATCAGCTTCCTGCAGGAATATATGCTGTGGTCATTTATCATCAAGATACTTTAAAGCATAGAGAAATGATGATGAAGAAATAA